One window of Drosophila busckii strain San Diego stock center, stock number 13000-0081.31 chromosome 3L, ASM1175060v1, whole genome shotgun sequence genomic DNA carries:
- the LOC108599284 gene encoding sulfotransferase family cytosolic 1B member 1-like — MFVSEEVKTLCNCPMIRLRKAIGDNGLVQQQDWQKRWVSMPKVYLDSSPERIDKFSTRDDDVFVVTFPKCGTTWMQELAWLLLNQLDFERAKSSYAMERSIYLEYSLVLPTLTMDTIKACDEQASPRLIKSHLPAPLLPSEIWQHKRKTIYVARNPKDVVVSYYHFLRGIGVWTGLDFDSFVDDFMFNKISYASYWAHIIDFWRMRNEANIFFVTYEQMKCDLKSVIERLQNFLELKSLNDESMEKLLNHLSFQNMKDSKYTNLTGLLKTTEKTRDDFEFMRRGVVGSYKDELTEAQRQKLDDWTAEFLQEYDLKESDIFGLI; from the exons ATGTTTGTTAGTGAAGAAGTAAAGACTTTATGCAATTGTCCTATGATACGTCTTCGTAAAGCAATAGGCGATAATGGACTGGTACAGCAACAAGATTGGCAAAAGCGCTGGGTTAGCATGCCAAAGGTTTACTTAGATTCGAGTCCAGAACGTATTGATAAGTTTTCTACGCGTGATGACGATGTTTTTGTGGTAACATTTCCGAAGTGTGGCACCACTTGGATGCAGGAGCTCGCTTGGCTACTGCTAAATCAGTTGGATTTTGAGCGTGCCAAGTCCAGCTATGCAATGGAACGCAGCATATACTTAGA GTACTCACTTGTACTACCTACGCTAACGATGGATACGATAAAGGCATGTGATGAACAGGCTAGTCCACGTCTAATTAAGTCCCATCTGCCTGCTCCATTGCTACCAAGTGAGATTTGGCAGCACAAGCGAAAGACAATCTACGTTGCTCGCAATCCCAAAGATGTAGTAGTGTCTTATTATCACTTCTTGCGAGGTATTGGAGTTTGGACAGGCTTGGATTTCGATAGTTTTGTGGATGATTTTATGTTCAATAAGATTTCGTATGCTTCTTATTGGGCCCATATTATAGACTTTTGGAGAATGCGTAACGAAGCAAACATTTTCTTCGTAACCTACGAACAGATGAAGTGTGACCTAAAGTCAGTGATTGAAAGGTTGCAAAACTTCTTAGAGCTCAAGAGTTTAAATGATGAAAGCATGGAGAAACTCTTAAATCACCTGTCATTTCAAAATATGAAAG ACTCAAAATACACCAACTTGACTGGCTTGCTGAAAACAACTGAAAAAACAAGAGATGATTTTGA aTTTATGCGACGCGGAGTAGTTGGTTCATATAAAGATGAATTAACCGAGGCTCAAAGGCAGAAGTTAGATGATTGGACTGCGGAATTTTTGCAGGAGTATGATCTTAAAGAAAGTGACATTTTCGGtcttatatag
- the LOC108598870 gene encoding sulfotransferase family cytosolic 1B member 1-like produces MFVSEEVKSSDNVHMIRLRKEVVDSINNGLIQQQDWQIRWCTMPKHYLDASPERVDEFTTRDDDVFVVTFPKSGTTWMQELAWLLLNQLDFERAKSSYAMERSIFLEHSLLHPTLAMDTIKACDEQASPRLIKSHLPAPLLPSEIWQHKRKTIYVARNPKDVVVSSYHFWRGIGVWTGLDFDKFVEDFMFNKISYASYWAHIIDFWKMRNEANIFFVTYEQMKCDLKSVIERLQKFLEVQSLNEDSMEKLLNHLSFQNMKESKYTNLTGFLKTIDNTTDDFEFMRRGIVGAYNDELSEAQKQKLDDWTAEFLLEYNLKESDIFGQL; encoded by the exons ATGTTTGTAAGTGAAGAAGTAAAGTCTTCAGACAATGTTCACATGATCCGTCTTCGCAAAGAAGTAGTCGATTCTATAAATAATGGATTAATACAGCAACAGGATTGGCAAATCCGCTGGTGTACCATGCCAAAGCATTACTTAGATGCGAGTCCAGAGCGCGTTGATGAGTTTACAACGCGAGACGACGATGTTTTTGTGGTAACATTTCCAAAAAGTGGCACCACTTGGATGCAGGAGCTCGCGTGGCTACTGCTCAATCAGTTGGATTTTGAGCGTGCCAAATCCAGTTATGCAATGGAGCGCAGCATATTCTTAGA GCACTCTCTTCTGCATCCTACGCTAGCGATGGATACGATAAAGGCATGTGATGAACAGGCTAGTCCACGTCTAATCAAGTCCCATCTGCCTGCTCCATTGCTACCAAGTGAGATTTGGCAGCACAAGCGAAAGACAATCTACGTTGCTCGCAATCCCAAAGATGTAGTAGTGTCTTCTTATCACTTCTGGCGAGGAATTGGAGTTTGGACAGGCTTGGACTTTGATAAATTTGTGGAAGATTTTATGTTCAATAAGATTTCGTATGCTTCTTATTGGGCTCATATAATAGATTTTTGGAAAATGCGTAACgaagcaaatattttcttcGTAACGTATGAACAGATGAAGTGTGACCTAAAGTCAGTGATTGAAAggttgcaaaagtttttggagGTCCAGAGTTTGAATGAGGACAGCATGGAGAAACTCTTAAATCACCTGTCATTTCAAAATATGAAAG AATCCAAATACACCAACTTGACAGGCTTCCTGAAAACAATTGATAATACAACAGATGATTTTGA ATTTATGCGTCGAGGAATAGTTGGAGCATACAATGATGAACTGAGCGAggcccaaaaacaaaagttagaTGATTGGACGGCAGAATTTTTGCTAGAGTACAATCTAAAAGAAAGTGACATCTTTGGCCAGCTATGA
- the LOC108598244 gene encoding polypeptide N-acetylgalactosaminyltransferase 8-like, which translates to MELNEKHRCKISSEKCEKIPIDCHVKRITSKIVENPKAQSCTVLRMVFFLIFLVLLVIISYTSWLKIRRSELRNNNKLMLKFDALCKAQQQLQLNETKLIRQQEQYFGYNIWLSERTCLQRELPDVRHKLCGSKQYEHLPNVSLIMSYHQLDASVLLRALQSIKDRTPESLLQQLILIDDASEQPELRSPEFHAHLKQLFGEKLQMQRLEQFVGSWRARLLAAAEATAEVLVFMDPYVEVNVDWLPPLLAPIKQSYLLSTTSHMDAISAQNLKYAPNAFQLAMYDWKLHKLLLPLRGKQQQQLPAPYETPLISSKVLAINRAWLFQLQAYQTDYYNPTVVQLELSMKIWLCGGKVLRVPCSRVGYLSTQVENHSEEEIQLDSWQDKFEGTKNFIDVWFDEYKHAVYNNIKQLKDLAGINTATQLEQRRQLQCKPADYYFRYVAPELLNMDAAQFPKLSVRGVLKVMGQPSLCLSSAQINSTNMLVLSSCIKSIVKKQQIWQLDEHGGLAQRGSCVESLPGNVTHLMRLSDCNYTEPSAHQYWSYDFDTLQFQWHNPGNITLCLQALTRYKLIISRPCEKHNIYQKWTFQPFNQTVYDSYIEQWWPNK; encoded by the exons ATGGAGCTAAACGAGAAACATCGTTGTAAAATTTCGTCTGAGAAATGCGAAAAAATTCCAATAGACTGCCACGTCAAGCGCATAACATCCAAAATTGTTGAGAACCCAAAGGCGCAGTCATGCACCGTGCTGCGAATGGTTTTCTTTCTGATCTTTTTAGTGCTACTCGTGATTATTAGCTATACGAGCTGGCTGAAGATTAGACGCTCTGAGCtgcgcaacaataacaagcttATGCTAAAGTTTGATGCGCTGtgcaaagcgcagcagcaattgcaattgaatgaGACCAAGTTGATAAGGCAGCAGGAGCAATACTTTGGCTATAACATTTGGCTATCGGAGCGCACTTGCCTGCAACGCGAGTTGCCTGATGTGAGGCACAAACT CTGTGGCTCAAAGCAGTACGAGCATCTACCCAATGTTAGCTTGATAATGAGCTATCATCAGCTGGATGCAAGTGTCTTGCTGCGTGCGCTGCAGAGCATCAAAGATCGCACGCCagagtcgctgctgcagcagctcatacTCATAGACGATGCCAGCGAGCAGCCCGAGCTGCGTAGTCCAGAGTTTCATGCGCATCTCAAGCAACTTTTTGGCGAGAAGCTGCAAATGCAGCGCTTGGAACAATTCGTTGGTAGCTGGCGTGCGCGTCTgttggctgcagctgaagctacAGCGGAGGTGCTTGTCTTTATGGATCCGTATGTTGAGGTAAATGTGGATTGGCTGCCGCCACTACTGGCGCCCATCAAGCAGAGCTACTTGCTTAGCACTACTTCGCATATGGATGCAATCAGTGCACAGAATCTTAAGTATGCGCCAAATGCTTTTCAACTGGCCATGTACGACTGGAAGCTgcacaagttgctgctgccactaagaggcaagcaacagcagcagctgccagcgccgTATGAAACGCCTTTGATTTCCAGCAAGGTGCTGGCCATAAATCGCGCGTGGCTCTTTCAGCTGCAAGCCTATCAAACGGATTATTACAATCCCACTGTGGTGCAGTTGGAGCTAAGCATGAAGATTTGGCTATGCGGCGGCAAAGTGTTGAGGGTGCCCTGCTCCCGTGTGGGTTATCTTAGCACACAAGTTGAAAATCACAGCGAGGAGGAAATTCAACTAGATAGCTGGCAGGATAAATTTGAG GGCACCAAGAACTTCATAGACGTTTGGTTCGACGAATACAAACATGCAGTCTATAATAACataaagcagcttaaagaTCTGGCAGGCATTAATACAGCcacgcagctggagcagcgtcGTCAATTGCAGTGCAAGCCTGCCGACTACTATTTCCGCTATGTGGCACCAGAGCTGCTTAACATGGACGCTGCACAATTTCCCAAGCTCAGCGTGCGTGGTGTGCTCAAAGTCATGGGTCAGCCCAGTTTGTGCCTCAGCAGCGCGCAAATTAACTCCACCAACATGTTAGTGCTGAGCAGCTGCATCAAGTCTATTGTCAAGAAGCAGCAGATATGGCAACTGGATGAGCATGGCGGTCTGGCGCAGCGTGGCAGTTGCGTTGAGTCCTTGCCCGGCAATGTCACGCATTTAATGCGACTTAGCGATTGCAACTACACTGAGCCGAGTGCACATCAGTACTGGAGCTACGACTTTGATACGCTGCAGTTTCAGTGGCATAATCCTGGCAATATTACGCTTTGCTTGCAAGCGCTAACGCGTTATAAGTTGATCATTAGCAGACCCTGCGAGAAGCACAATATATATCAGAAGTGGACCTTTCAGCCCTTTAATCAAACTGTCTACGATTCGTACATCGAGCAGTGGTGGCCAAATAAGTGA